Proteins encoded within one genomic window of Citricoccus muralis:
- a CDS encoding ABC transporter permease produces MSATIQNPAPATDPTSESGSTVAPPRKRSSLLNRRGVAVLVGAVVPLALLALWWAVTAAGVFSAVQLPSPSSVFNAGLSLIERGELWQHIGISVQRVLLGFGIGAVLGLTFGSALGLSRWADALFSPLLGALRAVPSLAWVPLLILWLQIGENSKVTLIAIGAFFPVFTTLYSALRHVDPHLVEAGRAFGYHGTRLLLTVQLPAVVPAIFSGLRLALAQAWLFLVAAELIASSMGLGFLLTDSQNNGRTDRLILAIILLAVIGKITDALLGVLERWAVRRWA; encoded by the coding sequence ATGAGCGCCACCATTCAGAACCCGGCGCCCGCTACTGATCCGACGTCGGAGTCAGGATCCACCGTCGCGCCCCCGCGCAAACGCAGCTCGTTGTTGAACCGGCGCGGTGTGGCCGTGCTCGTGGGTGCCGTCGTGCCCCTGGCGCTGCTGGCGCTCTGGTGGGCGGTCACGGCCGCCGGGGTGTTCTCGGCCGTACAGCTCCCCTCCCCCTCCTCCGTGTTCAATGCCGGGCTCAGTCTGATCGAGCGCGGCGAGCTCTGGCAGCACATCGGCATCTCGGTGCAGCGCGTGCTGCTGGGCTTCGGCATCGGCGCCGTGCTGGGGCTGACCTTCGGCTCCGCGCTGGGCCTCTCCCGCTGGGCGGATGCCCTCTTCTCACCGTTGCTGGGCGCACTGCGCGCCGTGCCGTCACTGGCCTGGGTGCCGCTGCTGATCCTGTGGCTGCAGATCGGCGAAAACTCGAAGGTCACCCTGATCGCGATCGGCGCGTTCTTCCCCGTGTTCACCACCCTGTACTCCGCGCTACGCCATGTGGACCCGCACCTGGTCGAAGCGGGCCGGGCCTTCGGCTACCACGGCACCCGGCTGTTGCTCACCGTGCAGTTGCCCGCTGTCGTTCCGGCGATCTTCTCCGGGTTGCGACTGGCACTGGCCCAGGCCTGGCTCTTCCTGGTGGCCGCGGAACTCATCGCCTCCTCCATGGGGCTGGGCTTCCTGCTCACCGATTCGCAGAACAACGGTCGGACCGACCGGCTCATCCTGGCCATCATCCTGCTGGCCGTCATCGGCAAGATCACCGATGCCCTGCTCGGGGTGCTTGAGCGCTGGGCGGTGCGTCGCTGGGCCTGA
- a CDS encoding aliphatic sulfonate ABC transporter substrate-binding protein, whose amino-acid sequence MTQSTRTLITSIAAVAAAALTLTACAGEGGSGENTGDGNGSSVDTLSIDYATYNPLSLIIKEQGWLEEELEADGVDVEWVFSAGSNKANENLRANAIDVGSTAGSAALLSRSTGTPIKTIDVVGNVEWTALVAAEDSDITEVTDLEGSSVAATRGTDPYFFLVQALDEAGVDLNSVEVQNLQHADGRTALQNGSVDAWAGLDPIMASAESEGANLFYRNVDLNTYSFLNATESFIEESPELAQLVVDTYERARAWALENPDETAQILADEADIDLELAQTVIGERSGFDISPVPGDDQYAVLERIAPIFVSTGDVDDQATIDTALEELFEPRFAEAAADPADADDTEE is encoded by the coding sequence ATGACACAGTCCACTCGCACCCTGATCACATCCATCGCCGCAGTGGCCGCCGCGGCGTTGACCCTCACTGCCTGCGCGGGAGAGGGTGGATCCGGCGAGAACACCGGGGACGGGAACGGCTCCAGCGTCGACACCCTGAGCATCGACTACGCCACCTATAACCCGCTCTCGCTGATCATCAAGGAGCAGGGCTGGCTGGAAGAAGAGCTGGAGGCCGACGGCGTCGACGTCGAGTGGGTGTTCTCCGCCGGATCGAACAAAGCGAACGAGAACCTGCGCGCCAACGCCATCGACGTCGGCTCCACGGCCGGCTCGGCCGCGTTGCTCTCCCGCTCTACGGGCACCCCGATCAAGACCATCGACGTGGTGGGCAACGTGGAGTGGACCGCGCTGGTCGCCGCCGAGGATTCCGACATCACCGAGGTCACCGACCTGGAGGGGTCCTCCGTGGCCGCCACCCGCGGCACCGACCCTTACTTCTTCCTTGTCCAGGCGCTCGACGAGGCCGGGGTGGACCTGAACAGCGTGGAGGTGCAGAACCTACAGCACGCCGATGGCCGCACCGCCCTGCAGAATGGCTCGGTCGACGCCTGGGCCGGGCTGGACCCGATCATGGCTTCCGCCGAGTCCGAGGGGGCGAATCTGTTCTACCGCAATGTGGATCTGAACACCTACAGCTTCCTCAATGCCACCGAGTCCTTCATCGAGGAGTCCCCAGAGTTGGCACAGCTGGTCGTGGACACCTACGAGCGTGCCCGCGCATGGGCGCTGGAGAACCCCGATGAGACCGCACAGATCCTGGCGGACGAAGCGGATATTGACCTTGAGCTGGCCCAGACTGTGATCGGCGAGCGCTCCGGTTTCGATATCAGCCCGGTGCCCGGCGACGACCAGTACGCGGTGCTGGAGCGCATCGCCCCGATCTTCGTCTCCACTGGCGACGTCGACGACCAGGCCACCATCGACACCGCGCTCGAGGAGCTCTTCGAACCGCGCTTCGCCGAGGCGGCTGCTGATCCGGCCGACGCCGACGATACCGAGGAGTGA
- a CDS encoding ABC transporter ATP-binding protein, with protein MSSVSSVNSSTQLSVEFRQVGRAFPVGDSHRTVLRDVDLDVRPGEVLSIIGASGCGKSTLLRTVGGLDTENSGQVLIDGSPVRAHDERTAVGFQEPRLLPWRTIHANVALGLPRGTSASDGRARVDELLSLVGLSHVADHRPREVSGGMAQRTSLARALARRPGVLLLDEPFGALDALTRLKMQDLLLDVHARTGTTILLVTHDVDEALQLSDRILLLGRAPGSDAEGATVQRIVEVPGTRPRDRASAELAALRAELFDGLGVDTHHSARSSAADTSDIPSEVYA; from the coding sequence ATGTCTTCGGTGTCATCCGTCAACTCCTCGACCCAACTCTCGGTCGAATTCCGCCAGGTAGGACGCGCCTTCCCGGTCGGCGATTCTCACCGCACCGTGCTGCGCGACGTCGATCTCGATGTCCGCCCCGGTGAGGTGCTCTCGATCATCGGCGCCTCCGGCTGCGGGAAGTCCACCCTGCTGCGCACCGTCGGTGGCCTCGATACTGAGAACTCGGGTCAGGTACTCATCGACGGTTCCCCGGTCCGCGCCCACGATGAGCGCACCGCCGTCGGTTTCCAGGAGCCGCGGCTGCTGCCCTGGCGCACCATCCACGCCAACGTCGCCCTCGGGCTCCCCCGTGGCACCTCAGCCTCGGACGGTCGCGCCCGGGTGGACGAACTGCTCAGCCTGGTGGGGCTCAGCCATGTGGCCGACCACCGGCCCCGCGAGGTCTCCGGTGGCATGGCCCAGCGCACTTCCCTGGCCCGGGCGCTGGCCCGCCGCCCCGGCGTGCTGCTACTGGACGAGCCCTTCGGCGCCCTCGATGCGCTGACCCGGCTCAAGATGCAGGACCTGCTGCTGGATGTCCATGCCCGCACCGGCACCACCATCCTGCTCGTGACCCACGACGTCGACGAGGCACTGCAGCTCTCAGACCGGATCCTGCTGCTGGGTCGTGCTCCCGGCTCCGACGCGGAGGGTGCGACCGTGCAGCGCATCGTCGAGGTGCCCGGCACCCGCCCCCGCGACCGCGCCTCGGCCGAGCTGGCCGCTCTGCGCGCCGAACTCTTCGACGGCCTCGGCGTCGACACCCATCATTCCGCTCGCTCATCCGCCGCTGACACTAGCGACATCCCCTCGGAGGTCTACGCATGA
- a CDS encoding 4-hydroxyphenylacetate 3-hydroxylase family protein, which yields MTITDMSTRTTPANPQLPMTGDEYIESLRDGREIYIHGERVEDVTTHPAFRNSVRMVARMYDGFHQPEHADKLLVPTDTGNGGLTHPFFKVPRSVEDLKESRTAIEEWARMSYGWFGRSPDYKAAFLGTLGAMPEFYSPYQENAQRWYRESQEKILYWNHAIINPPVDRHLPPDQVEDVFMRVEKETDNGVIVSGAKVVATGSAITNFNFISHYGLPIKKKEFAIICTVPMDAPGIKLISRTSYAQNAAVTGTPFDYPLSSRMDENDAVFIFDKVLVPWENIFAYGDPDQINGFMPQTGFIQRFTFQGCIRLAVKLDFIAGLLLKALEIAGTKDFRGVQARAGEVIGWRNMFWALADAMMLNPDEGPNGSVLPKMDYGMAYRMFMAQGYPRIKEIIEQDVASGLIYLPSGALDFKNAQIRPYLDKYVRGSDGIEAVDRVKLMKLLWDAIGSEFGGRHELYERNYSGNHENVRVEMLMNAMNNGTTNVMNGMVEQCMAEYDLDGWTVPDLFNSNDINAYMKRS from the coding sequence ATGACGATCACCGACATGTCCACCCGTACTACTCCGGCCAACCCGCAATTGCCGATGACCGGTGATGAGTACATCGAATCCTTGCGCGACGGCCGCGAGATCTACATCCACGGTGAGCGCGTGGAGGATGTGACCACGCACCCCGCCTTCCGCAATTCGGTGCGCATGGTGGCCCGCATGTACGACGGCTTCCACCAACCTGAGCACGCCGACAAGCTGCTCGTTCCCACCGATACGGGCAACGGCGGCCTGACGCACCCCTTCTTCAAGGTGCCCCGCTCCGTCGAGGACCTGAAGGAGTCACGCACCGCCATCGAGGAATGGGCGCGAATGAGCTACGGCTGGTTCGGACGCTCCCCCGATTACAAAGCGGCTTTCCTCGGCACCTTGGGCGCGATGCCCGAGTTCTACTCCCCCTACCAGGAAAACGCTCAGCGCTGGTACCGAGAATCCCAGGAGAAGATCCTGTATTGGAACCACGCGATCATCAACCCACCGGTGGATCGGCACCTGCCGCCAGACCAGGTTGAAGACGTGTTCATGCGGGTCGAGAAGGAGACCGACAACGGGGTGATCGTCTCCGGCGCCAAGGTGGTGGCCACCGGCTCGGCCATCACCAACTTCAACTTCATCTCCCACTACGGCCTGCCGATCAAAAAGAAGGAGTTCGCGATCATCTGCACCGTGCCGATGGACGCACCGGGCATTAAGCTCATCTCCCGCACCTCCTACGCGCAGAACGCGGCGGTGACGGGGACGCCGTTCGACTACCCGCTGTCGTCGCGGATGGATGAGAACGACGCCGTGTTCATCTTCGACAAGGTCCTCGTGCCTTGGGAGAACATCTTCGCCTACGGTGACCCGGATCAGATCAACGGGTTCATGCCGCAGACCGGGTTCATTCAGCGGTTCACGTTCCAGGGCTGTATCCGGCTGGCCGTCAAGCTCGACTTCATCGCCGGACTGCTACTGAAGGCCCTGGAGATCGCTGGCACCAAGGATTTCCGCGGCGTACAGGCCCGCGCCGGCGAAGTCATCGGGTGGCGCAACATGTTCTGGGCACTGGCCGACGCGATGATGCTCAACCCCGATGAGGGCCCCAATGGGTCGGTGCTACCGAAGATGGACTACGGCATGGCCTACCGCATGTTCATGGCGCAGGGGTACCCACGCATCAAGGAGATCATCGAGCAGGATGTCGCCTCCGGACTGATCTATCTTCCCTCCGGTGCACTGGACTTCAAGAATGCTCAGATCCGCCCCTACCTCGACAAGTATGTGCGCGGCTCCGACGGCATCGAGGCGGTCGACCGGGTGAAACTCATGAAGCTGCTCTGGGATGCGATCGGCTCCGAGTTTGGCGGTCGACACGAGCTCTACGAGCGCAACTATTCCGGCAACCACGAGAACGTGCGCGTCGAGATGTTGATGAACGCGATGAACAACGGCACCACCAACGTGATGAACGGAATGGTCGAGCAGTGCATGGCCGAATATGACCTCGATGGCTGGACCGTGCCGGACCTGTTCAACAGCAACGACATCAATGCCTATATGAAGCGCAGCTAA
- a CDS encoding flavin reductase family protein, whose protein sequence is MNATNTAPAPIEEPLENTFTSRDLRKTFGKFGTGVTVVTCQTPEGTPHGATVNAFTAVSLDPPLAQVTLIRGNKAGQYLEDSPFAINIMSVNQLDVCLNFAGKPMKGSPAWRCEDGIPVLEGNAATLECKPWRIYDGGDHLIVIGEVIALEVNDVEPLLFVSGKFRETGRFAQGAPWDASGDSLAMGWFEGSTSFDSL, encoded by the coding sequence ATGAATGCGACGAACACCGCCCCGGCCCCCATCGAGGAGCCGCTCGAAAACACCTTCACCTCGCGAGATCTCCGTAAAACCTTCGGCAAATTCGGCACCGGCGTCACCGTGGTGACCTGCCAGACCCCGGAAGGCACGCCGCACGGAGCCACCGTGAACGCCTTCACCGCCGTGTCACTGGATCCGCCCCTGGCGCAGGTCACGCTGATCCGCGGCAACAAGGCGGGCCAGTACCTGGAGGATTCGCCTTTCGCTATCAACATCATGTCCGTCAACCAGCTAGATGTCTGCCTGAACTTCGCCGGAAAACCCATGAAGGGCTCGCCCGCGTGGCGCTGCGAGGACGGCATCCCCGTGCTCGAGGGCAACGCCGCAACGCTGGAGTGCAAGCCCTGGCGCATCTACGACGGCGGCGATCACCTCATCGTGATCGGCGAGGTCATCGCCCTGGAAGTCAACGACGTCGAACCACTGCTCTTCGTCTCGGGGAAGTTCCGCGAAACGGGACGCTTCGCCCAAGGAGCGCCCTGGGATGCCTCCGGAGACAGTCTGGCGATGGGGTGGTTCGAAGGATCGACCTCCTTCGACTCCCTCTAA
- a CDS encoding helix-turn-helix transcriptional regulator, with the protein MTDDTMPADDAATTPHPTAPAFASFTTERIPHRERIEFWEAHNTNALIGLDIRTLDDSPLRAEERNLHLPTLRFAHVRGSPQVVERSQSTITAHPTEDVALFLCLDGESFFHSDQGTHVLHRGQALLCDADSPFLRGFSVGVHELVLTLPKSTFTQISRGADLRQPRTVNFSASAAQGSPECQSALEMARLILGAFKRPDLDSQTAEDLTVELMERTLHGAGPDYRSTHERALRVIDHHLADPNLNRAQTARAVGVSERQLSRIFADQGTTFSETVTRQRIHHSQKLMEKQPQLSISEVGLRSGFPSASHFSRTFREHTGLSPREARAAAQP; encoded by the coding sequence ATGACCGACGACACCATGCCTGCCGACGACGCGGCAACGACGCCCCACCCGACCGCGCCCGCATTCGCTTCTTTCACCACCGAACGGATCCCGCACCGCGAGCGCATCGAGTTCTGGGAGGCGCACAACACGAATGCCCTGATCGGCCTCGATATTCGCACCCTGGACGACAGTCCCCTGCGCGCCGAGGAACGGAATCTACACCTTCCCACCTTGCGGTTCGCCCACGTCCGCGGCTCGCCGCAAGTCGTCGAGCGCTCCCAATCGACAATCACCGCACACCCTACCGAGGACGTCGCGCTCTTCCTCTGCCTCGACGGCGAATCGTTCTTCCATAGCGACCAGGGCACGCATGTCCTGCACCGGGGTCAGGCCCTACTCTGCGATGCCGACTCCCCGTTTCTGCGCGGATTCAGCGTCGGAGTTCACGAACTCGTCCTCACCCTGCCCAAGAGCACCTTCACCCAGATCTCCCGAGGCGCAGATTTGCGCCAGCCGCGCACCGTGAACTTCTCCGCAAGCGCGGCACAGGGTAGCCCCGAATGTCAGAGCGCCCTAGAGATGGCCCGACTCATCCTGGGAGCCTTCAAGCGCCCCGACCTGGACTCTCAAACGGCCGAGGACCTCACCGTCGAGCTCATGGAACGCACCCTGCACGGCGCCGGCCCGGATTATCGCTCGACTCACGAGCGAGCACTGCGCGTCATCGACCATCACCTCGCCGACCCGAACCTCAATCGCGCCCAGACCGCCCGGGCAGTGGGTGTCAGCGAGCGCCAGCTCAGCAGGATCTTCGCCGACCAGGGAACAACGTTCAGCGAAACGGTCACCCGTCAGCGCATCCACCATTCCCAGAAACTCATGGAAAAGCAGCCCCAGCTGAGCATCAGCGAGGTGGGCCTGCGCAGCGGATTCCCTTCCGCCTCGCATTTTTCGCGCACCTTCCGGGAGCACACCGGGCTCAGCCCGCGCGAGGCACGCGCCGCCGCACAGCCCTGA
- a CDS encoding acyl-CoA dehydrogenase family protein — protein sequence MSVISATSAPTASVSATPRLEELEPPQLPSGSDYPSLSAHFAPLFERIAAGARDRDLHRELPFAEIAALNRVGFALLRVPREHGGVGASVRTYIRLLIDLAAADSNVAHQYRSHAGFVESLRFLDDDRSRHWYAQLRAGATVGNASTEKGGNALGTLNTVLTQRSGGADQDATWVLDGEKFYATGSLFATHTRVSASLTGPGGDVTGERSFAVVPTTAAGVELEDDWNGFGQKLTATGTARFHEVEVEPLAVLPRRIGTPEAVFEASFFQLVLLAVLAGIARAVREETATGVRERKRTFNTGLGLPYREDPLIQEATGNIAATAFAVEATVLHAAGTFDDALAEAARTGADRHDHSGAVPAEFYTAELAIQQAQITVPEQTIRVASELFLTGGASNTAVEKGLDRHWRNAQTVATHNPIVFRSRQVGDWFINGTLPQGLSAIGDAPASAAASAPTQE from the coding sequence GTGTCTGTCATTTCTGCCACTTCCGCCCCCACCGCCTCCGTCTCCGCGACGCCGCGATTGGAAGAACTGGAACCGCCGCAGCTTCCATCCGGATCGGACTACCCCAGCCTCTCAGCCCACTTCGCCCCACTTTTCGAACGCATCGCCGCCGGGGCGCGAGACCGCGACCTGCATCGCGAGTTGCCCTTCGCCGAGATCGCCGCGCTCAACCGAGTCGGATTCGCCTTGTTGCGGGTACCCCGCGAGCACGGGGGAGTCGGTGCCAGTGTGCGCACCTACATCCGGCTGCTCATCGACCTGGCGGCCGCCGATTCCAACGTGGCCCATCAATACCGCTCCCACGCCGGATTTGTGGAGTCGCTGCGCTTCCTCGACGACGATCGTTCCCGCCACTGGTATGCCCAGCTGCGCGCCGGCGCCACCGTGGGCAACGCGTCCACCGAGAAGGGCGGCAATGCCCTGGGCACCCTGAATACGGTGCTCACCCAGCGCTCGGGCGGCGCCGACCAGGATGCGACGTGGGTGCTCGACGGCGAGAAGTTCTACGCCACCGGCTCCCTGTTCGCCACCCACACCCGCGTCTCGGCCAGCCTGACCGGACCCGGTGGTGACGTCACCGGTGAACGCTCCTTCGCTGTCGTGCCCACCACGGCGGCCGGGGTGGAGCTCGAGGACGACTGGAACGGCTTCGGCCAGAAGCTCACCGCCACCGGCACCGCCCGCTTCCACGAGGTCGAGGTGGAGCCCCTGGCGGTGCTGCCGCGGCGGATCGGCACGCCGGAAGCGGTCTTCGAGGCCTCGTTCTTCCAGCTGGTGCTGCTCGCCGTGCTGGCCGGCATCGCCCGCGCCGTGCGCGAGGAGACAGCAACCGGGGTGCGCGAACGCAAGCGCACCTTCAACACCGGTCTGGGGCTGCCCTACCGCGAGGATCCGCTGATCCAGGAGGCCACGGGTAACATCGCGGCCACCGCCTTCGCCGTGGAAGCCACCGTGCTGCACGCCGCCGGCACCTTCGACGATGCCCTGGCCGAGGCTGCGCGCACTGGCGCCGACCGCCACGACCACAGCGGAGCGGTGCCCGCCGAGTTCTACACCGCCGAACTGGCCATCCAGCAGGCGCAGATCACCGTGCCGGAGCAGACCATCCGGGTCGCCTCCGAACTCTTCCTCACCGGCGGGGCGTCCAACACCGCTGTCGAGAAGGGGCTGGACCGGCATTGGCGCAACGCCCAGACCGTGGCCACGCACAACCCCATCGTCTTCCGCTCCCGGCAGGTCGGCGACTGGTTCATCAACGGCACCCTGCCGCAAGGGCTGTCCGCTATCGGCGATGCGCCGGCCTCAGCGGCAGCATCCGCACCAACTCAAGAATGA
- a CDS encoding methionine ABC transporter ATP-binding protein, giving the protein MISLRHVTTTFKGGDITAVDDVSLDVRRGSIHGIIGFSGAGKSTLLRNINLLERPTSGEVWVDGEELTGLSAEQLRQRRHQIGMIFQGFNLVNNHTAVANVELSLTFAGVTNRRERRRRALEALELVDLADRAKAYPAQLSGGQKQRVAIARALATKPNVLLCDEPTSALDPFTTATVLQYLADINAQLGITIVVVTHEMEVIKALADDVTVMESGAIVEQFTTEQLRSDSFRPHTAIGSYLISEGISVDKGRTGTLEVPATLATHEDVDAASVTADDAATTLQKVGN; this is encoded by the coding sequence ATGATCTCCCTGCGCCACGTCACCACCACGTTCAAAGGCGGTGACATCACTGCGGTCGACGACGTCAGTCTCGACGTGCGCCGTGGCTCGATCCACGGCATCATCGGCTTCTCGGGGGCCGGCAAATCCACACTGCTGCGCAACATCAACCTCCTGGAGCGCCCCACCTCCGGTGAGGTCTGGGTCGACGGCGAAGAGCTCACCGGGCTCAGCGCGGAACAGCTGCGCCAGCGCCGCCACCAGATTGGCATGATCTTCCAGGGCTTCAACCTGGTGAACAATCACACCGCCGTCGCCAACGTGGAACTGTCGCTGACCTTCGCGGGCGTGACGAACCGGCGTGAGCGTCGTCGTCGGGCCCTGGAGGCACTGGAGCTGGTGGACCTGGCCGACCGGGCCAAGGCCTACCCTGCTCAGCTCTCCGGTGGGCAGAAGCAGCGTGTGGCCATCGCCCGCGCCCTGGCCACCAAGCCGAATGTGTTGCTCTGCGATGAGCCCACCTCCGCACTGGATCCATTCACCACCGCCACGGTGCTTCAGTACCTGGCCGACATCAACGCCCAGCTGGGCATCACCATCGTGGTCGTCACCCACGAGATGGAGGTCATCAAGGCCCTGGCCGACGACGTAACCGTCATGGAATCCGGCGCCATCGTCGAGCAGTTCACCACCGAGCAGCTGCGTTCCGACAGTTTCCGGCCGCACACCGCGATCGGCTCCTACCTGATCTCCGAGGGCATCTCGGTGGATAAGGGCCGCACGGGAACTCTCGAGGTGCCCGCCACGCTGGCCACTCACGAGGACGTCGACGCCGCCTCTGTTACGGCGGACGACGCCGCAACGACGCTGCAGAAGGTGGGGAACTGA
- a CDS encoding methionine ABC transporter permease: MERIIELLPEFTAALLQTFAMIGVAIPIAVLLGTPLGIWLVNHAPGGISPSPQLHRVVSAIVNAVRSFPFLILLIAIIPFTRFVVGTTVGTAAAIVPLTVNAIPYFARLVEQNINQLGTGPIEAARAMGATRGQIIRSVMLVDARPALIGSITITTVSFISYSAMVGLVGGGGIGDFAIRYGYYRYETEVMLVAIAIMLLLVTAVQVIGNRLVRVTDKRLA; the protein is encoded by the coding sequence ATGGAACGCATCATTGAACTGCTTCCCGAATTCACCGCAGCGCTGTTGCAAACCTTCGCCATGATCGGGGTCGCCATCCCGATTGCGGTGCTGCTGGGCACCCCGCTGGGCATCTGGCTCGTCAACCACGCCCCCGGCGGGATTTCACCCTCGCCGCAGCTGCACCGGGTGGTTTCCGCCATCGTCAACGCGGTGCGCTCCTTCCCGTTCCTGATTCTGCTCATCGCGATCATCCCGTTCACCCGGTTCGTGGTGGGCACTACCGTGGGCACCGCGGCGGCTATCGTCCCGTTGACGGTCAACGCCATCCCGTACTTCGCCCGCCTGGTGGAGCAGAACATCAACCAGCTGGGCACCGGGCCCATTGAGGCCGCCCGCGCCATGGGCGCCACCCGCGGCCAGATCATCCGCTCCGTGATGCTCGTGGACGCCCGACCGGCCCTGATCGGTTCGATCACCATCACCACCGTCTCCTTCATTTCCTACTCGGCGATGGTGGGGCTCGTCGGTGGCGGCGGTATCGGCGACTTCGCCATCCGCTACGGCTACTACCGGTACGAAACCGAGGTGATGTTGGTGGCGATCGCGATCATGCTACTGCTGGTGACTGCCGTCCAGGTCATCGGGAACCGGTTGGTGCGCGTCACCGACAAGCGCCTGGCCTGA
- a CDS encoding MetQ/NlpA family ABC transporter substrate-binding protein → MSSSPISAAPSRRARGLSTVGLSLVAGLALTSCGLANAGSSVDEDQTISMILTESAPYQEPTEIVKEKLEEQGWTLETTYVTDIIQPNQAVSNGEYDVNYFQHLAYLNQFNQDNGTAVEPIFSVFYARAGVFSLTVDTLEDLPDGAQVSVPVDTSNNGRALALLADAGVIEVDESKQPTELSQRDITANPKNLEFIEVDQQSLAQTLPDVDAAFGFVRLVAEAGYDTEDTALVLESDPAVELPFTNGIAAQPEFRDTEAARVLQEAYQSPEIAEWFADYQGGVLDYTDQITIENSAQTWSDYTAE, encoded by the coding sequence ATGTCATCCTCGCCCATCTCCGCTGCCCCGTCTCGCCGTGCACGCGGACTGTCCACCGTCGGACTCAGCCTCGTCGCCGGCCTCGCCCTGACCTCCTGCGGACTGGCCAATGCAGGATCCTCGGTTGACGAAGACCAGACCATTTCGATGATCCTCACGGAATCTGCGCCGTACCAAGAGCCCACCGAAATCGTGAAGGAGAAGCTCGAGGAACAGGGCTGGACCCTGGAGACCACCTACGTCACCGACATCATTCAGCCCAACCAGGCCGTGAGCAATGGCGAGTACGACGTCAACTACTTCCAGCACCTGGCCTACCTCAACCAGTTCAACCAGGACAACGGCACCGCGGTCGAGCCGATCTTCTCGGTCTTCTACGCCCGGGCCGGGGTGTTCTCCCTGACTGTCGACACCCTCGAGGACCTGCCCGACGGCGCCCAGGTCTCCGTGCCCGTGGACACCTCCAACAACGGACGCGCCCTGGCTCTGCTGGCCGACGCCGGAGTCATCGAGGTGGACGAGTCCAAGCAACCCACCGAGCTCTCCCAGCGCGACATCACCGCCAACCCCAAGAACCTGGAGTTCATCGAGGTCGACCAGCAGTCCCTGGCTCAGACCCTGCCCGACGTCGACGCCGCCTTCGGCTTCGTCCGGCTCGTGGCCGAAGCCGGCTACGACACCGAAGACACCGCCCTGGTGCTGGAATCCGACCCGGCGGTGGAGCTGCCCTTCACCAACGGCATCGCCGCCCAGCCCGAGTTCCGCGATACCGAAGCCGCCCGGGTGCTCCAGGAGGCCTACCAGTCGCCGGAGATCGCCGAATGGTTCGCCGACTACCAGGGCGGGGTCCTGGACTACACCGACCAGATCACCATCGAGAACTCCGCCCAGACCTGGTCCGACTACACCGCCGAATAA